In one Nomascus leucogenys isolate Asia chromosome 13, Asia_NLE_v1, whole genome shotgun sequence genomic region, the following are encoded:
- the SLPI gene encoding antileukoproteinase — protein sequence MKSSGLFPLMVLLALGTLAPWAVEGSGKSFKAGVCPPKKSAQCLRYEKPECQSDWQCLGKKRCCPDTCGIKCLDPVDTPNQARRKPGKCPVAYGQCMMLNPPNYCETDGQCERGLKCCMGMCGKSCVSPVKA from the exons ATGAAGTCCAGCGGCCTCTTCCCCCTCATGGTGCTTCTTGCCCTGGGAACTCTGGCACCTTGGGCTGTGGAAGGCTCTGGAAAGT CCTTCAAAGCTGGAGTCTGTCCTCCTAAGAAATCTGCCCAGTGCCTTAGATATGAGAAACCTGAGTGCCAGAGTGACTGGCAGTGTCTAGGGAAGAAGAGATGTTGTCCTGACACTTGTGGCATCAAATGCCTGGATCCTGTTGACACCCCAAACCAAG CAAGGAGGAAGCCTGGGAAGTGCCCAGTGGCTTATGGCCAATGTATGATGCTTAACCCCCCCAATTACTGTGAGACGGATGGCCAGTGCGAGCGTGGCTTGAAGTGCTGCATGGGCATGTGTGGGAAATCCTGTGTTTCACCTGTGAAAG CTTGA